A DNA window from Tenuifilaceae bacterium CYCD contains the following coding sequences:
- a CDS encoding peptidase S46, whose translation MVKSFAKSTFIILLVVCWKLSIADEGMWLVNLLNQNIATMQTMGLKLTTEDIYSVNHSSLKDAIVQFDDGGCTGELVSAQGLFLTNHHCGVDAVQSKSSPENNLLKNGYWSKNLTEELPIEGKTALILVGIEDVTTKVLASVNNSLPNKDYFEQLRTSMQIIESETAEKTGYHVVVKPFFNNNAFYIFMYERYLDVRLVGVPPTSIGNFGGDVDNWHWPRHTGDFCIFRIYTSPDGKPAEYSPKNVPYKSKNFLKIDLKGVKEGDFAMIIGYPGSTYRYATSFEAQYARDIVAPWKRDVWGSFINIIKESQARDPRVKVDYTDKHDYLVNFYQKDTWQAESMYRFNVVDRLTAREDSFKVWVNQNPSMRSRYLTALPVIKGYYEQSAQNKWEALEGSLSALSFYPVDIYKNVNASGNFIQSIFEQGKPYSAYKFWKKDQIRSEAKLLKKNIPSIFDKYYYEPDLGLYIVAFGNLINNVGECSNLGLMNAIKQIPDINRLYPYYVQGFYQHSYFTSPKNLERLIKNPVSDSLLNDPLFILYHNYNALWDSIYPQMYSAKLDYEKAMQVYTKGLMEMNSDKQFYPDANSTIRLTYGKVIGYKPSDGMQYKPFTYLDGVMEKENPSVDVFLVDPKLKELWRNKDYGRYGVDGKMPVCFLTDNDITGGNSGSPVMNGEGKLIGIAFDGNSEAMACDFMYEPNMQRTIIVDIRYVLFVIDKFAGAQNIINEMSIN comes from the coding sequence ATGGTTAAATCTTTTGCTAAAAGCACGTTTATAATCCTTCTGGTTGTTTGTTGGAAACTGTCTATAGCCGATGAGGGGATGTGGCTTGTCAATCTGCTCAATCAGAATATTGCCACTATGCAAACAATGGGTCTAAAGTTAACCACCGAGGACATATACAGCGTTAATCATTCAAGTTTAAAGGATGCCATTGTTCAGTTCGATGATGGCGGCTGTACTGGTGAGTTGGTTTCCGCTCAGGGACTTTTCCTAACAAACCATCATTGTGGGGTAGATGCTGTTCAATCGAAGAGTTCTCCCGAAAACAATCTTTTGAAGAATGGGTATTGGTCGAAAAATTTAACCGAAGAGTTGCCCATTGAGGGTAAGACTGCATTAATTCTTGTTGGAATTGAAGATGTAACCACCAAGGTTCTTGCATCTGTGAATAATAGCTTGCCAAACAAGGATTACTTTGAACAGTTACGGACTTCGATGCAGATAATTGAATCGGAAACGGCCGAGAAAACAGGATATCATGTTGTTGTTAAGCCTTTCTTTAACAATAATGCATTTTATATTTTTATGTATGAGCGTTACCTTGATGTTCGTTTGGTAGGAGTTCCTCCAACCTCGATAGGCAATTTTGGTGGTGATGTTGATAACTGGCATTGGCCCCGCCATACTGGCGATTTTTGTATTTTTCGGATATACACCTCGCCCGATGGAAAACCAGCGGAGTATAGCCCCAAGAATGTTCCTTACAAATCAAAGAACTTCTTAAAAATAGACCTAAAAGGAGTTAAGGAGGGCGATTTTGCGATGATAATTGGTTATCCAGGCTCTACATATCGATATGCAACTTCTTTCGAGGCTCAATATGCTCGTGATATTGTTGCTCCTTGGAAACGCGATGTCTGGGGATCATTTATAAATATAATTAAAGAATCTCAGGCCCGAGATCCTAGGGTTAAGGTCGATTATACCGATAAGCACGATTATTTGGTAAACTTTTACCAAAAGGATACCTGGCAGGCCGAATCGATGTATCGATTTAATGTTGTGGATCGTCTTACAGCCCGTGAGGATAGCTTTAAGGTCTGGGTGAATCAAAACCCATCGATGCGAAGCCGTTACTTAACCGCATTGCCGGTTATTAAAGGATATTATGAGCAATCGGCGCAAAACAAGTGGGAGGCATTGGAAGGATCACTTTCAGCGCTATCGTTTTATCCCGTAGATATTTACAAAAATGTTAATGCATCAGGTAACTTTATTCAGTCCATATTTGAGCAGGGAAAGCCTTATAGCGCATACAAATTTTGGAAGAAGGATCAAATCCGTTCCGAGGCAAAACTTCTTAAGAAAAATATTCCTTCAATTTTCGATAAGTATTACTATGAGCCCGATTTGGGATTGTATATTGTTGCTTTCGGAAATCTCATAAACAATGTGGGTGAGTGTTCAAACCTTGGTTTGATGAATGCGATAAAGCAGATTCCCGACATCAATAGGCTTTATCCATACTACGTGCAAGGTTTTTACCAGCATTCTTACTTTACTTCACCAAAAAATCTCGAAAGGTTGATTAAGAATCCTGTATCGGATTCGCTGCTCAACGATCCTTTGTTTATCCTATACCATAACTACAATGCGCTTTGGGATTCTATTTATCCTCAAATGTACAGCGCAAAACTCGACTACGAAAAAGCTATGCAGGTTTACACTAAAGGATTAATGGAAATGAATTCTGACAAGCAGTTCTATCCCGATGCTAATTCAACAATTAGGCTTACCTATGGAAAAGTAATTGGCTACAAACCTTCGGATGGCATGCAGTACAAGCCTTTTACCTATTTGGATGGAGTTATGGAGAAGGAAAATCCCAGTGTCGATGTATTCTTGGTCGATCCAAAACTCAAAGAACTATGGCGGAATAAGGATTATGGACGTTATGGCGTTGATGGTAAAATGCCCGTTTGTTTCTTAACCGATAACGATATTACAGGTGGTAATTCTGGGAGTCCGGTAATGAATGGTGAGGGAAAACTTATTGGTATAGCATTCGACGGTAACTCAGAGGCTATGGCCTGCGATTTTATGTACGAACCCAATATGCAACGCACCATTATTGTTGATATACGCTATGTGCTATTTGTAATTGACAAGTTTGCTGGGGCTCAGAATATTATAAATGAAATGAGTATTAACTAG
- a CDS encoding membrane protein, with product MIPNFINLFITIRVLDIIDIILVAFLLYQIYMLIRGTVAINIFTGIVVLYIIWLVVRALNMELLSGILGQIIGVGVIAIIIVFQQEIRKFLLFIGNRYLSKSKFSLENLLFPKQKESVAPVNIDAIVKACRNMSETKTGALIVIARKSELEFYAESGDIIDAETSSRLLENIFFKNSPLHDGAVIIVNDKIHAARCVLPVSENINLPPHYGMRHKAAIGISEVTDALVVLVSEETGKISFVSHGSIKYGVPTQELKSLLGENLSNISK from the coding sequence ATGATTCCAAATTTCATTAATCTATTTATTACAATCAGAGTTCTCGATATCATAGATATTATTCTGGTAGCATTCCTGCTTTACCAAATCTATATGCTAATTCGAGGAACAGTCGCCATCAATATTTTTACGGGAATTGTCGTGCTATACATTATTTGGCTGGTAGTTCGCGCCCTAAACATGGAGCTGCTGAGCGGAATTCTTGGTCAAATCATTGGGGTTGGTGTTATTGCTATTATTATAGTATTTCAACAGGAAATCCGTAAATTCTTACTATTTATCGGCAACAGGTATTTATCGAAAAGCAAATTTTCTTTAGAAAATTTGCTTTTCCCAAAACAAAAAGAGAGTGTTGCCCCTGTAAATATTGATGCCATTGTTAAGGCTTGCCGCAATATGTCAGAAACAAAAACAGGTGCGCTGATTGTTATTGCCCGTAAATCGGAACTTGAATTCTATGCAGAAAGTGGAGATATAATTGATGCAGAAACATCGAGTCGATTACTCGAGAATATTTTTTTTAAAAATAGCCCTCTACATGATGGTGCAGTGATTATTGTGAACGACAAAATTCACGCTGCCCGTTGCGTTCTCCCTGTTTCTGAAAATATAAATCTGCCTCCTCACTATGGGATGCGCCATAAGGCAGCAATTGGGATCAGCGAAGTTACAGATGCTCTGGTAGTGCTTGTATCAGAAGAAACGGGCAAAATCAGCTTTGTATCGCATGGATCAATCAAATATGGGGTACCTACGCAGGAATTAAAATCTTTACTTGGCGAAAATCTTTCCAACATATCGAAATAG
- a CDS encoding dihydropteroate synthase, translated as MEHIGSHLKQRQTITSNGKIINISKPLVMGIVNVTSDSFFSASRFRFSHSIARRAEQIINQGGTMIDVGACSTRPGAQLVNEELELKRLSRALNAIRKKYPDAIVSIDTFRSNVAKRMVLDFGANIVNDISAGEMDPKMFETIAELKVPYILMHMKGTPNNMQNNPTYENVIKEIFIYFNEKIETLKRLGVNDIIIDPGFGFGKTIDHNFTILKNLNAFQLFELPILAGVSRKSMIYKSLNTTPDQALNGTTILNTLALQNGATILRVHDVREALETIKLFELTQKQPDFQYL; from the coding sequence ATGGAACATATTGGGTCTCATCTAAAACAAAGGCAAACCATTACCAGTAATGGTAAAATAATTAATATCTCCAAGCCTCTAGTTATGGGGATTGTTAATGTTACTAGCGATTCCTTTTTTAGCGCCAGTCGATTCCGTTTTTCCCATTCAATTGCCCGCAGAGCGGAACAAATTATCAACCAGGGAGGCACCATGATTGATGTTGGCGCCTGCTCTACACGTCCGGGAGCTCAACTCGTTAACGAGGAATTAGAACTTAAGCGGCTTTCCCGAGCGCTCAATGCAATCAGGAAGAAGTACCCCGACGCAATAGTATCGATAGATACGTTTAGATCGAACGTGGCAAAAAGGATGGTTTTGGACTTTGGTGCCAATATCGTTAATGATATTTCGGCAGGCGAAATGGATCCTAAAATGTTTGAAACAATTGCAGAACTTAAAGTTCCATACATTCTTATGCACATGAAGGGAACTCCCAATAATATGCAGAATAACCCTACATACGAGAATGTTATCAAAGAAATTTTCATCTACTTTAACGAAAAAATTGAAACGCTAAAAAGACTTGGAGTTAACGATATAATTATTGATCCGGGCTTTGGCTTTGGCAAAACTATTGATCACAACTTTACAATTCTCAAAAACCTGAATGCATTCCAACTATTCGAACTTCCTATCCTTGCAGGCGTTTCAAGAAAATCTATGATTTACAAATCGCTCAATACAACACCAGACCAAGCGTTGAACGGAACTACCATTTTGAACACACTTGCACTGCAAAATGGCGCAACCATACTCAGGGTTCATGATGTTAGGGAAGCCTTAGAAACAATAAAACTATTTGAATTAACCCAAAAACAACCCGATTTTCAGTATTTATAG
- the aroA_1 gene encoding 3-phosphoshikimate 1-carboxyvinyltransferase has translation MIKYSITKSDQTLNGEVSLSPTKPLSHKFLTIRILKSSNLTQRITTENEDARILDKNLLNEGIKKNRGSSAKAIRHIRSFINYFGGEWIISSSDVIKDKSIPKTIKVLQKFGLKVNFEERSGRPPFKITGKNLNGQIFRVSSSINSKIIEARMLLSPNIQKEMITELKDQIIQSGYAVMTLRALQYLGINTDWKEEEILIEHEIYDGTELVIEADWSMASYWYQMIALSQKGTIALIGLNPESFQCDSAVKDIFKNFGVETQITPDAIKIKRKGKVVKKFEHDFTTYPDLTPAAVATCVCLNIPFRISGIEYLRQKETDRVESLQLEMAKLGAVLKLENAGILVYDGKTKLKGIKEVEFDTHDDHRMALSLAPVCLKDIKVTIDNPWVTNKSYTTFWDDLKKVGFEVIS, from the coding sequence ATGATTAAGTATTCTATCACAAAGTCGGATCAGACTTTGAATGGTGAAGTTTCCCTTTCGCCCACAAAGCCTTTGAGCCACAAATTTCTTACCATAAGAATTTTAAAAAGTTCGAATCTCACCCAGCGAATAACCACTGAGAATGAGGATGCTCGAATACTCGACAAAAATCTGTTGAACGAAGGAATCAAAAAAAACAGAGGTTCATCGGCTAAGGCCATTCGGCATATCCGATCGTTTATAAACTATTTCGGTGGAGAATGGATAATCTCCTCATCGGATGTTATAAAGGATAAATCGATTCCCAAAACAATTAAGGTTCTTCAAAAATTTGGGCTAAAAGTAAACTTTGAAGAACGTTCGGGAAGGCCTCCATTTAAAATAACCGGTAAAAATTTAAATGGACAAATATTCCGGGTTAGCAGCTCCATAAATAGCAAGATTATTGAAGCACGGATGTTACTGTCTCCGAATATACAAAAGGAGATGATTACGGAGCTGAAGGATCAAATTATCCAATCGGGCTACGCCGTAATGACTTTAAGAGCACTGCAATACTTGGGCATAAACACCGATTGGAAAGAGGAAGAAATCCTAATTGAACACGAAATCTACGACGGCACTGAACTTGTAATTGAGGCCGATTGGAGCATGGCATCGTACTGGTATCAGATGATTGCACTTTCGCAAAAGGGCACAATTGCTTTAATAGGATTAAATCCGGAAAGTTTCCAATGCGATTCTGCTGTCAAGGATATTTTCAAAAATTTTGGTGTAGAAACTCAAATTACCCCGGATGCAATAAAAATTAAGCGGAAAGGTAAGGTTGTCAAAAAGTTTGAACACGACTTTACTACCTACCCCGATTTAACCCCTGCCGCTGTAGCAACCTGTGTTTGCTTGAATATTCCTTTCAGGATCTCGGGTATAGAATATCTTCGCCAAAAGGAAACCGACAGGGTTGAATCCCTTCAACTGGAGATGGCAAAACTAGGAGCCGTTCTGAAACTGGAAAATGCTGGAATCCTGGTTTACGATGGAAAAACTAAACTTAAAGGAATAAAAGAAGTAGAGTTTGATACGCACGACGACCATAGGATGGCCTTATCGCTAGCTCCAGTATGTCTAAAGGACATTAAGGTTACTATTGATAACCCCTGGGTTACCAATAAATCGTACACCACATTCTGGGATGATCTGAAAAAAGTTGGGTTTGAAGTTATATCATGA
- the tmk gene encoding thymidylate kinase, with the protein MALIVIEGLDGAGKSTQINLINNHFVDKGVPTHFLHFPRVESPFFGELIARFLRGDLGDINQVDPYVVALLYATDRMDAAKTIEEWLNQGHIVLLDRYVYSNIAFQCAKQKSDLERSALRDWIFKLEFDYFRIPKPDLNIFLDVPFEFTKTRLTEQRSGDDRGYLKGKDDIHEKDLSFQERVRKVYLEQESIDSCFKVIRCNTPDGQMQKPNEIFAKIMEAIKAHGVLR; encoded by the coding sequence ATGGCTTTGATAGTGATAGAGGGACTTGATGGTGCAGGAAAATCAACCCAAATTAATCTTATAAATAACCATTTTGTTGATAAGGGAGTACCTACTCACTTTCTTCATTTTCCCCGTGTTGAATCGCCTTTTTTTGGTGAGTTAATTGCTCGGTTTCTTCGGGGCGATTTAGGCGATATCAACCAAGTGGATCCGTATGTTGTTGCCTTGCTTTATGCTACTGATAGGATGGATGCTGCAAAAACAATTGAGGAATGGTTAAATCAGGGACATATTGTGCTGCTCGATAGGTATGTTTATTCAAATATTGCATTTCAGTGTGCCAAGCAAAAATCCGATTTGGAAAGGAGCGCTTTACGCGATTGGATTTTTAAACTAGAGTTTGATTACTTTCGGATTCCCAAACCCGATTTAAATATATTCCTTGATGTTCCTTTTGAGTTTACCAAAACTAGGCTAACCGAGCAACGCTCCGGCGATGATAGAGGTTACCTTAAAGGCAAAGACGATATTCACGAGAAAGATTTGAGTTTTCAGGAACGAGTTCGGAAAGTTTACCTCGAGCAAGAGAGCATTGACTCTTGTTTTAAGGTGATCAGGTGTAACACTCCCGATGGGCAAATGCAGAAACCTAACGAGATCTTCGCTAAAATTATGGAAGCCATCAAGGCTCATGGAGTGTTGAGGTAA
- a CDS encoding phosphonate ABC transporter ATP-binding protein: MLLVALVVTFTEYSNSQTVIVIDSLPANTPKNDTIFLASSLNNWNTHDSVYFFEADKNGRLMLSLPAEVDSFEFKLCRGSWLNVEVNSTGADISNRYFAKGLVDTVFLKVQAWRDLIPKKQMVSTATKGVRYLPTIFEIPQLERKRTIRLYLPPNYSSGNLFPVIYMHDGQNLFDNATSFAGEWKVDEILDSLYTYRGFSAIVVAIYNDDKERINEYSPWKNDSLGIGGDGDKYVKFIVNTLKPFIDRHYRTLSGRENTAIMGSSLGGLISLYAALEYPEVFGNAGVFSPSIWFAPKLSVYLQKYKHRKFQHIYFLAGAKEGDGLVDDVNRTVELLTVAGFENERELKVKIAPDGRHAEWFWSREFGEAVRYMFNF, from the coding sequence ATGCTGCTTGTTGCGTTGGTTGTTACTTTTACTGAGTACTCCAATTCTCAAACTGTGATTGTTATAGATTCTTTACCCGCAAATACGCCTAAAAACGATACTATCTTTTTGGCATCATCGCTGAATAACTGGAATACCCATGATTCAGTCTACTTTTTTGAGGCTGATAAAAATGGACGTTTAATGCTATCGTTGCCCGCAGAGGTTGATTCTTTCGAGTTTAAGCTATGCCGGGGCAGCTGGCTGAATGTTGAGGTGAATAGCACCGGAGCCGATATTTCTAATCGTTATTTTGCAAAAGGATTGGTCGATACGGTATTCCTTAAGGTGCAAGCTTGGCGCGATTTGATACCCAAAAAGCAAATGGTATCTACAGCCACAAAAGGGGTGCGTTATTTGCCAACAATTTTCGAAATACCTCAGTTAGAGCGTAAGCGTACCATTCGGCTATACCTGCCGCCCAACTACTCATCGGGCAACTTATTCCCGGTGATTTATATGCACGATGGGCAGAACTTGTTCGATAATGCCACTTCGTTTGCGGGCGAGTGGAAGGTCGATGAGATCTTGGATAGTTTATACACCTACCGTGGATTCTCCGCCATTGTTGTGGCAATTTACAACGATGATAAGGAGCGTATTAATGAGTATTCGCCTTGGAAGAATGATTCTTTGGGCATTGGTGGCGATGGCGATAAGTACGTGAAATTCATAGTAAATACTTTAAAACCTTTCATCGATAGGCATTATCGTACTCTTTCAGGTAGGGAGAATACCGCAATAATGGGAAGTTCCCTGGGCGGCTTAATATCGCTGTACGCAGCGCTGGAATACCCCGAGGTGTTTGGCAATGCCGGCGTTTTTTCTCCCTCAATATGGTTTGCCCCAAAGCTTAGCGTTTACCTTCAGAAGTATAAGCACCGGAAATTTCAGCATATCTATTTCTTGGCAGGCGCGAAGGAGGGTGATGGTTTAGTGGATGATGTGAATCGAACTGTCGAACTGTTAACGGTTGCAGGATTTGAGAATGAGCGCGAGTTGAAGGTGAAAATAGCCCCTGATGGTCGGCATGCCGAATGGTTCTGGAGCCGCGAATTTGGCGAGGCCGTTCGCTACATGTTTAATTTCTGA
- the yteJ gene encoding putative membrane protein YteJ, translating to MEKKYAGFWWRFIAHLLDGAILGVVQFILLLPFIGSIIYTAVKASNGDLSDIQALGVAGTIVGTIFLFAMLSVAAGWLYFALMESSKYQGTIGKIVLGIIVTDDMGGRISFGRATGRYFSKIISGMIFWIGYIMAGFTDKKQALHDVIANTLVWKKP from the coding sequence ATGGAAAAGAAATATGCAGGATTTTGGTGGCGCTTTATTGCTCATTTGCTCGATGGTGCTATTTTAGGGGTTGTTCAGTTTATTCTATTATTGCCCTTTATTGGGTCTATTATTTACACTGCTGTTAAGGCTTCGAACGGTGATTTGTCGGATATTCAAGCACTCGGTGTGGCGGGAACAATAGTTGGAACCATATTTCTGTTCGCAATGCTAAGCGTTGCTGCGGGATGGCTTTACTTTGCATTGATGGAATCTTCGAAATATCAAGGAACAATTGGAAAAATTGTTTTGGGAATTATTGTAACAGATGACATGGGTGGTAGAATTTCATTTGGAAGAGCCACAGGTCGGTATTTTTCTAAGATCATTTCGGGAATGATTTTCTGGATAGGATATATTATGGCAGGATTTACAGATAAGAAACAAGCCCTACATGATGTTATTGCCAATACATTGGTCTGGAAGAAGCCATAA